DNA sequence from the Thermodesulfitimonas autotrophica genome:
CCCGAGTGCTTTTTCCTTCAGTCCTTCCAACAAGCTATAGACTACCGGCACGACGAAGAGGGTAAGGAGCGTGGAGAATATAAGCCCGCCGATGAGAGCGACCGACATCCCTTGGCGCATCTCGGAGCCGGAGGAGAGGCCCAAAGCCAAGGGGATCATCGCCGTGACCATCGCGGCGGTGGTCATCAGGATGGGGCGGAGGCGTAAAGCGCCGGCCTGGATCAGGGCTTCGTTTACGGAGAGGCCGCGCTTTCTGGCCTGGTTGCCGAAATCGACGAGCAGGATGGCGTTCTTGGTGACGAGGCCGACGAGCATAATGAGGCCGACCATCGAGATGATGTTGATAGTGTCGCGGGTGAGCGCCAGGGCGAAGAGCGCGCCGACCAGGGCGAGCGGCACCGCAAGCCAGATGGTGAGCGGCAGGAGGAAGGACTCAAAAAGCGCCACCATGATGAGGTAAACGAAGATCAGGCTGAGCACCATGGCCGTTAAGAGGTCGCGCATTGACTCTTCAAACATCTTCTGCTCGCCGCCAAAGAAAACGGTCACGTCCGGCGGGATGGACGCGCCGGCAAGTTTTTCTTTGATTGCCCTAACCGCGTCGCCGAGGGTGTAGCCTTCAACCAGGTTGGCGTTGACGACGAAGACCCGCTGGCGGTCTACACGGGAGATTCGTTTTAGCCCCGTCTCCTGGCTGAACTTAGCCACTTGGCCGAGCCTGATAGGTTCACCCGCCCGGTTGAGTAAAAGGAGTTCGGGGAGGTCGTTGGTATCGTCGCGGGCGGCAGGGTCGGCGATGACGCGCACGTCGTACTGATCTTTGCCGTCGCTGTATTTGCCGGCCACTTTTCCTGTGAGGTAGAGGCCGACTGTCTGGATAACGTCGCTGGTGGTGACCCCGTGCGCGGCGGCAGCCTCGCGGTCCACCCGGATGTTGTACTCCGGCAGGCCGCTTTCGACCGAGGTGCGGACGTCCTGCGTACCGGGGGTAGCGGCAACGATTTTGCGGACCAGTTCGGCGGTTTCCTGGAGGCGCTGGAGGTTGTGGCCCCGTAGCTCGATCCGGAGGGCGGCGTCTTCCGCGCCGCCGAAGAGCGAGGTGAGCACAAGGCTCGACTCGAGCCCTGCCCGCCGTTCGGCAAGCGCTTTGACCTTTTCTTTCACCGGGGCGGTTTTCTCTGCGCCCCGCACCTTGAGGAGTACCTTTAACTCTGCTACGTTACTGCTCGCACCTGCGTCCCACTGCCCGGTAGTGTAGCCGATGGTGGTGAAAACGTCTTTCACTTCCGGTAGGGCGCGGATCTCCTGCTCAATTCCCTGTACCAGCGCGTCCATTTTCTCCAGCGTGGTTCCCGGCGGGGCGGAGAGCTTAAGCACAAATTCGCCCCGGTCTACCTTCGGGATGAACTCGGTTCCTACTAAATGCAGGGGTAGGAGCGCTCCGGCAGCGAGGAAGGAAAAGGTGGCGGTCGCGAGCACCGCCTTTTTGTGCGCGAGCGCCCAGGCAATTCCTTTTTCGTAGGCCCGGCTCAGCTGCGCCAAGAAGCCTTTGCCGGTGCCGTCAAGATGACCTTGAAGGGAGGTATCAGACTGTACCTGCGGGCGGGCCAACCTCGCGACCAGCAGCGGAATGAGGGTGAGCGCTACCACCAGCGAAAGGAGAGTGGCGCAAACGACCACGAGGCCAAACTCGCGGAAGATCTTACCGGCGATACCTGAGACCAGGGCGACGGGGAGAAAGACAACCGCCAGGGTTAAGGAGATGCCGGTGACGGCAAGACCGATTTCTTTACTGCTCGCAAGTGCTGCGGCCACCGGCTCTTCGCCTTTTTCGAGGTGGCGGTGGATGTTTTCGAGCACCACGATGGCGTCATCTACGACGATACCAACTACTAGGGCGGCGCCGAGGAGGGTCATCAGGTTTAGCGAAAAGCCGCAAAGCCTGACGAAGACAAGTGTACCCACCAGCGAGGTCGGAATGGTAAGCAGCACGATAAGCGCGCCCCGGAGGCTACCGAGGAAAAAGAAAATAACCACCGCGACAACCAGCACCGCTAAGCCGAGTTCCTCTTGGATACCGGCCAGGGAGTCCTTGATGAATTCTGCGGCATCGTAGGCGCAGGTGATTTTGACGCCAAAGCTTTTTTCGAGGGCCGCTACGGCTTCTCGGACTTTTTCGCTCGTTTCGATGGTGTTGGCGTCGGTGCGCTTGAAGATCGCAAGGACGATGCCCGGCCGGCCGCCCACGCGGGCGATACTCGCCGGGTCCTTGAAGGTATCGCGGATATGGGCTACGTCCCGCAGGTATATAGGCCCCGCTTTGGTGTTGGCGACGATAATCTGTTCAAGTTCCCGGGGGACCGTCACCTGGGATTTTACCCGGACGACAAAATTTTCCCCCGCCTGCTCCACCCGGCCGGCCGGAACGTCCTGGTTGTCCCCCTGGAGCGCCGCCAGGACCTGGAGGAGCGAGATTTTATAAGCTTCGAGCTGCTCTGGCTGGACTTCAACCCGGATTTCCCGCTCCCGGCCGCCCAAGAGCAAGACGCGGCTGACGCCTTCCGTCTGCTGGAGGCGGGGCTGAATTTCATTTTTGACCAGGTTGTAGAGTGTTGCTTCGGGAAGGTTACCCGTTACCGAAAGCTGAAGAACCGGGGTGTCGTTGAGGTTAAACTGCTGGATGGTGGCCGGTTCAATATCCGGAGGCAGTTGGTGCACGGCGGCGTTGTATTTCCGCTGGACTTCGTTCGTGGCTACGTCCGGGTCGGTATCCAGCTTGAAGCCGATCCAGATAACGGCCATTCCCTCCTGGGAAAAGGAGTTGAGGTGGTCGAGGTTGTTGAGGGAAGAGAAAGCATCCTCTAAGGGCTTGGTTACCTTTTGCTCGACCTCTTCCGGACCCGCGCCGGGATAAGGTACCATCACCGCCACGTAAGGAAACTGCATTTTAGGTAAAAGGTCGGCCGGGAGATGAAAGTAGCTAAAGAGGCCCAGAACGAACAGGGCAATAAAAACTACCGTAGTAAATGACGGACGGCTTAAAGAAAGCTCGGTAAGCTTCATTAATTAATCCCCCGAAATGGCTGCTGATTTCCGCAACCCGTTAGACTTTTCTTCTTCCGTCGCACGCCTTAATTTCATCCTTCGATTCTGGCTATTCTCCTTCGGTCACCGGGGTGCCGTCTTGCAGCAGGTTTTGGCCGAAGACTACCACCCTTTCGCCTGGCTTGAGCCCTTCTAACACCAGGATATTACGCGCGTCGCTTTGGCCGGTTTTGATCTTTTGGACGCGGGCTTTACCTTTTTTAACGGTAAAAATGGTTGCGGTGCCGGTTTCATCTTGGGTTATGATGGCCGCGCGCGGGATGACGGTTCCTTTGATGGGGGCCGTCTGGAGACGGACGTAGCCGAAGATGCCCGGCTTCAGGCTCTGCCGCGCCGTGGCCGGGAGGAGGAGTTCGATGGTGAAGGCGCGGTTGGCGGGATTGGCGACGCTGCCTACTGTTTTTACCGTGCAGGGGAACGCCTTCCCCGGGCAGGCCGGGGTGGTGAAAGTCCCCCGCTGCTCCGGAAAAACGAGGCGCAGTTGTGGTGCGGCTATGGTAGCCTTCACTTTGAGCCGCGTGTCGTCAACGAGCGTCAAAAGCTTCGTTCCCGGAAAAACGGTCTGCCCGGCGGCAACAAAAGTCTCCACTACGCTGCCGCTGCAGGGAGCGGTGATGGTCGCGTCGCGGACCGTCTTTTCCGCGAGCTGCAGGTCGGCACGGGCGGCGTTATAGGCGGTTTCGGCGCTCTCTAACATGAAGCGCGCGTTTTCCCACTCGGCCTGGGCGATGGCCTCTTCTTGGTAGAGTGCGTCTGCCCGCGCGAAGGCGAGCCGCGCTTTTTCTAAGTTGATCCGGGCGTTGTTTACCTGCTCCTGGGCCTTGGCTACCGTCAGCCGCTGGTTCTCGCTTTCGAGGACGGCCAATACCTGGCCCGCCCGCACCCGGTCGCCGGCGCGGACGTTGAAGGCGGTTACGGTTCCCTGGGTTCTGGCGTTGAGTTCGACCTCTTTTTCGCCGGTTACCGTGCCGGTGATGGTGAGCGCGGGCGTGATAGCGCCTGCAACCACCGGTGCCGTCTTGACCGCTACCGGCTTCTCTACTGCCTTTTGCGCCGGCGCGGTTTTCTGGGGGCAGCCGGAGCAGAGCGCGCCGGTGATCAGGAGTGCCAGCAGTAGCGTTGCGGAACGGAAAAAGTTTTTCTTACCCACGGTTCTTGCTCCCTTCGGCGGCAATTCCGTCCCAGATAATCTCTAAGTGAGCAGCCAAGAGTGCCGCTGGCTCTCCCCGTGCGGGGTTGGCCAGCCAGGAAAACAGAGTGTAGTAATAAACGCCCACTAAGAATGAGGCTAATTGTGGCGCGCTGAAGCGGGGAGAGACCTGCCCGGCGGCGATGGCTTCCGCGAAAAGGGGAATGAGAAGCCCTTCAAATTCGCTGATTAGCTGGATCTCTTCGGCCACTAAAAGGGACGAGCGGAGGATCTCGAGGATCGTCGCCTTCATTAATTCGGGATCCGTGTCAATCCGGGTGAGCAGATCTTTGAAGATCAACTGCAGGCGCGCTTTGATCTCTTTGACGCCCGCGTGGCGGCGAATGCTTTCCCGCAGGAGCACGATCTGCCCCTGTCCTAAGTGGAGAAGGATCGCCTCCTTCCGGGGAAAATAATTGTAAAAAGTACCTTTAGCGACGCCGCACGCGCTGGTGATTTCATCTACGGTAACGTTTTCGAAGCCCCGTTCCTTGAAGAGCCGGAGCGCCTGGAGATAGATTTCTTCCTTGAGTTCTCTTTTGCGGCTTTCCCTGAGACTTTCTTTGCTCAAGCCATTCTCCCCCGGGGTATTGTGACCCGGGTCATTTTCTGACCGGAGTCATAATTTATTATGCCGGAAGGCGGCGTTTTTGGCAAGGAAAAATTTGCCGCCGGTTTTAAAAAATTTTGGTCTTCGGGCAGATGGCGTTCCGAGAGCTTCAGGAGAGTACGGCCTGGGCAGGAAACGACTTTAGCGGGTCGCCGAAGGGGTAGAGGAGAGAGGTTCCGAAGGTCAGCTTGACAGCCTCTCGCTTCTCCAATAGAATGAAATTTGGTTTTGCTGCCGTTTTGCGGGTAATCCTTACGGTAAAAAATTCTTAAACTTACAAGGCTGTGGAAGGAGTAGGACCTTGGCGGCGGAAAAAGAAGCGGCGCGGCCCACCTTTTACATCACCACGCCGATTTATTATCCGAGCGACAGGCTTCACATCGGCCACGCTTATACCACCGTGGCGGCGGATACCGTAGCGCGGTTCAAACGCCTCCAGGGCTACGATGTTTATTTCCTCACCGGGGCGGACGAGCACGGACAGAAGATTGAGCGTACCGCCCAGGCGAAAGGGAAAAAACCGAAGGAGTACGTGGACGAGATCGTCGCCACCTTCAAGGAACTCTGGGCGCGGCTCAAGGTCGAATATAGCGATTTCATCCGGACAACTGAAGAGCGCCACCGGGTGGTGGTGGAGAAGGTTTTCCGGCAGCTATACGACCAGGGTGACATTTATAAGGCGGCGTATGAGGGTTGGTACTGCACCCCCTGCGAGACCTTCTGGACCGAGCGGCAACTGGTGGATGGGAACTGCCCCGACTGCGGCCGGCCGGTAGAACTTTTACAGGAGGAAAGCTACTTCTTCCGCCTCTCGAAATATGCCGACCGGCTCCTTGACTATATCGAAACCCACCCCGACTTTATCCAGCCTGTCTCCCGCCGCAACGAGATGATCAATTTTATCCGGCAGGGATTGGAGGACCTCTGCGTTTCCCGCACCACTTTTTCCTGGGGCATTCCGGTACCTTTCGATCCCCGCCATGTAATCTACGTCTGGATTGATGCCCTGACGAACTACATTTCGGCTTTGGGGTACGGGACGGAGAAAGACGCCCTTTTCCGGCGCTACTGGCCGGCAGATGTGCACCTGGTGGGTAAGGATATCGTTCGCTTTCACACCATTATCTGGCCGATTCTGCTGATGGCCATCGGGGTGGAACTGCCGAAGCGGGTGGTGGGCCACGGCTGGCTTTTGGTGGATGGCGGCAAGATGTCCAAATCCAAGGGGAACGTGGTTGACCCCCACGTGCTGCTCGATAAATACGGCGTGGACGCGGTACGCTACTACCTTTTGCGGGAGCTTGCCTTCGGCGCGGACGGCTACTACCTCGAAGACAATCTCATCGGGCGGATCAACAGCGACCTGGCGAACGACCTCGGGAACTTGCTGCACCGGACGCTCACCGTCTGCGAAAAATTCGGCGGCGGGATAGTGGGACCACCGGGGCCGCCGGAGGGGCCGGATGAAGAGTTAATCGAAATCACCAAAGAAACGCCGGCTAAGGTGGCGGCATTGGTGGATGGTTTGCAACTTGCGGAAGCCCTGGCGGCTCTCTGGCAACCGGTCAGCCGGGCAAACAAGTACCTGGACGAGACGGCGCCCTGGAACTTAGGGAAGGACCCGGCCCAGCGGGAGCGCTTCAATGCGGTAATTTACAATGTGTTGGAGGTTTACCGCTTTGTGACGGTACTGCTCGGTCCCTTTATGCCGGGTTTTCCGGAGCGGGTCTGGCCGCAGCTCGGTATCGCGGACCGGCCTGACCTTCATACTTTTGCTTCGCTTGAATGGGGGAAATTTCCACCAGGGGTTAAGGTGGAGCGGCGCGGTCCGCTCTTCCCGCGGATTGAGGTTAAGAAGTAGGCTATGGCTGCAGAGTTAACCGATACCCACTGCCACCTTGACGACGAACGCTATGAAACGGACAGGGCGGCTGTGGTTGGGCGGGCACGCGCCGCGGGCGTGACGCGGCTCGTCACCGTCGGCTACGATCTTGCTTCCTCCCGGCGGGCGGTTGAACTTGCCGCTGCTTTGCCAGGGGTTTACGCGGTGGTAGGCGTGCACCCCCACGATGCTGCCGGCGTGCCGCCGGACTACCTGGAAGAGCTGCGCCAGCTAGCGCGTGCGCCACAGGTGGTGGCGATTGGGGAGATCGGTCTTGATTTTTACCGGGATCTTTCGCCCCGCCCGGTGCAGCGGGAGGTTTTTGTAGCCCAGCTTTACTTGGCACGGGAACTCGGCCTGCCGGTTGTTATCCACTGCCGCGAGGCGCTGGGCGAAGTTTACGCGATATTGCAACGGGAGGCGGTAGGGCTTTCCGGCGTGATGCATTGTTTTTCCGGTGGTTGGGAGGAGGCCAAGCGTTTTTTGGCGCTTGGCTTTTACCTTTCAATTGCCGGACCGGTTACCTTCGCTGGTGCCCGCCGGCCGGTAGAAGTGGTGCGGCAGATGCCGATAGAGCGGCTGCTGCTTGAAACCGACGCCCCGTATCTCACACCGGTGCCCCACCGGGGCAAGCGCAATGAGCCTGCTTATCTGGTTCACACCGCGCAAAAAGTAGCCGCAATCCGGGGAATCAGCCTGGAGGAACTCGCTGCGGCTACGACCGCGAACGCGGCGCGCCTTTTCGGGTTACCCACATTTTAGATAGATGGGCGCTGGCTGCTCCGCAGCTTACCCGCGTCAGCGCGAGATACTCCCCGTGGCAGAGAGCGTTTCTTTGTCCGCGGTCGCGGAGCGGCTCCGCTGGTCAGGGTTTTCGCTTTTCTGGATATCACTCCCAAGAAAACTGCGGATGCGCTCTACTGCGGTTTTCAAGTATGCCGCGTCGATCTCGAAGCCGACCACGCTGACCCCTAACCGCAGGCAGGCCAGGGCGGTGCTGCCGATGCCCATGAAAGGGTCCAGCACCAGGCGCGTGTCTTTAACGCCGTGCAGCTTGATGCACATCTCCGGCAGGGCCACCGGGAAGGTCGAAGGGTGGGGCCGCTGCTTTTCCCGGTCCCAGATCGTTTCGTAAGGGATGAACCAGGTGTTGCCCCGGCACCTCTTGTCCTGCCGCGCCTTTTTCCAGCGGCCGATGTTCGACTTGTCCTGGTAAGGGACCCCGATGGCCAGCCGGTCCAAAACGACGCGGCCGGTCTTAGTGAAGTGGAAGATGTACTCGTGGTTGTCGTGGAGGAAGCGGCTCCCCCCGATCGGCTTGTAGTGGCCCACGGCGATGTCGTCGCGGATTGCCGGATAATTGCCGACCGATTTTTTCTCGATGGCAATCGATTTTACCCAGTGGATCACGTTCTGGAGCACGAAGTGGGAGCGTAGGCGCTGGGCTACGTCAAGCGGAATCCAGGGGTCGCTCGGTTTGCCGCCGACGTTGAGAAAGAAGGAGCCGTCCGGCTTTAGCACCCGTTTTATTTCCACCGCTACTTCTTCGAGCCACGCGAGATAATCTTCGCGCGGCATCCTGTCGTTGTGCCGGTTGTAATGGATGCCGATGTTGTAAGGCGGTGAGGTCACCACCACGTCGAATGAGCCAGCCAGGTCACGGTTCCTCATCCCGGCGAGGCAGTCTTCCAGGTAAAGCGTTACCCGGTCCGGGAGGTAGAAATAAGGCTCGCCTACGGGTAGATCCGGCATAACTTTGCCTCTGCGTCTCCCTTCAAAATGGTAAACACAGAATCGTAGAGAACTTCGCCTTTCACCTAGAAAGTCCTGCCGGTCTTTTAACCGCGTAGGCTTTCTACCCTAGTCCGTATAGAGGAAGCGGATGGGTCCCTGGCGAAGAGGAAAGGCGAAATTCTTAAAAGAGGTGGGGCAAATGGCACAAGGCTTGGTAATGGTTTTCACCGGTGATGGAAAAGGGAAAACGACGGCGGCGCTGGGAATGGCTTTGCGGGCCTGGGGGCACGGGATGCGGGTTTTCATCGTCCAGTTCGTGAAGAGCGACCGGGTAATGACGGGGGAACGCCTGGCTGCGGCACAATTAGGGGAGCGATTCGTCATCAAGACACTCGGCGAAGGCTTCGTTTTTCCGGCGGATGATCGCGACCGCCACCGGGAGGCGGCGGCGCGGGCCCTGGCGGCGGCGCGAGAGGCACTGACCGGCGGCTACGACATGGTGGTCCTCGACGAGATCACCCACGCGCTGCGGCACGGGTTGGTCAGCGAAGAAGCGGTGCTGATGCTTATCGATGCCAAACCGCCGGCGGTGCACCTGGTGCTCACGGGGCGGGACGCACCGCCGGCGTTACTCCAACGGGCGGACCTGGTAACGGAGATGCGGGTGGTGAAGCACCATTATGCGCGGGGCATACCGGCGCAAAAGGGGGTCGAATATTAGCGGCGCGAGTTATGTTCGGGGCATACCGAGGCGTTTAAGGTCTAAAATTTAATAAAAATAATTGTCATTACCAGAAAAATAATACAACCTTAGCCTGGTTTCTTCTTGCACGCGCGATTGCTCACGTGCTATGGGTGAGCGTAACAAACAGAGCCTAGGGGCGCCCGTCGAAAATTCACGCGAAAAAGGTGGAGAGCTGGCCTCAAATAACCAAAAATCGTTCCAATTCGCAGCAGGAATTCCTATCCCACCCGCCGAATAAAATAGTCGTAAAATTCGCAGACCTTTTGAGAGAAACGGCGGTGAGTTTATGGAATGGTATGTTATTGCCCGGAGGCGGGGAACGGGAGAAGCCTCTCTTTCTTCCGGGAAAAAAGAGGCGCGCCGGTTATCGAGGACGCGGCTTGCCATTGGCTTTTTCTTTGTCCTCCTGGTAGCCCTTGGGGTGACGGGTTACGCGTGGGCGCAAAAGAAGGTTACCCTCACCGTTGACGGGAAAACGCTTCCGGTCAAGACTTTCCAGATGGATGTGGCCGGACTTTTGCAGCAGGCGGGGGTGAAACTGGGCCCCGAAGACACAGTGGTGCCGGGAATGAGGACCCGGCTGTGCGAAGGGATGCAAGTGAAGGTCATCCGTGCGCTGCCGGTCACGGTAACCGTGGACGGTGCTACGCACCAGTATCTGACCAGGGGCAAAACGGTGGCCGACCTGCTGCGGGAAGAGAAAATCCGGGTAGGGAAAGAGGATATCGTGTTGCCGTCCCCGGATACGGAGCTGTCTGCCGGCACCACGGTGAGGATCACGCGCGTAACCCGGGCCATCCAGGAAAAGAAGGTATCGCTTCCTTACGGGGTGAAACGGAAGCCAACGGCTTCCCTCCTGAAGGGGCAGACCAGGGTGCTGGTGGCGGGCCAGAACGGGCTGGCCGTGGAACGGTGGGAGGTTACTTACCACGACGGTAAGGAAAAAGCACGGCGGCTTGTGGAGCGGCGGGTGGTCCGGCAGCCGGTAGACCGGGTGGTTCAGGTCGGCATCCTGCGGACGATTTCCCGTGGTGGGGAGGAGCTGCGTTTCACCCGGGTCCTCACCATGCTAGCGACAGCCTATACCTACACCGGCCGCAATACGGCCTCCGGCATTCCGCCGCGCGAGGGGGTAGCAGCCGTTGATCCGGCAGTGATTCCCTTCGGCACGCGGCTTTACATCGAGGGCTACGGACACGCACTGGCCTGCGACCGGGGAAGCAGCATCAGGGGTAACCGGATCGACGTCTTCTTCTCTTCCTGGGCAGAAGCGCGGGCGTGGGGTATGCGGTACGTGCGGGTCTATCTTCTTGAGTGATAAGATTTTGGCCTCAAAGCCTTGCGGGGTATAAAGGTTTGGAGGGGGTGCCCCCTCCTTGATTTTTTTGCGAGCGGTTTCTGCTATAATAAGCGTTGTAAGGCACCCTGGAGCTGGAGGGACCGCCTTGGATGAACTCGCTTCCCTGGCGACGGTGCGGGCCTTACTGCGCCAGTACGGTATCAGGCCCAGGAAGCGCTGGGGGCAGAATTTCCTTATCAATCCCGGAATCCTGGAAAAGATTGTGGCGGCTGCAGAAATCTCCCCCGCGGATACCGTGGTAGAAGTCGGGCCGGGTATCGGGGCGCTTACCGCGCGTCTGACGGCTCTGGCCGGCCACGTAGTTGCCGTAGAGATAGACCGGTCGCTGGTTGCGCTGCTGAAAGAACGCTTTTCGGCTTGTCCCAACCTTTTCCTGGTTGAAGGGGACGCCTTGAAGGCGGACTTTGACGCCCTCGTTAGGGCTGCTGGCGGAACCTTGCCTTATAAAGTTGTGGCTAACCTGCCCTATTACGTCACCACCCCCCTTCTAACACGTCTTCTGAACACCAATTTTACGGTGAGTCTGCTCGTCGTCATGGTCCAGAAAGAGGTGGCCCTGCGCTTGGTCGCCCGCCCGGGGACGAAGGAGTACGGCTCACTCTCGGTTTTGGCGCAGTACCGGAGCGAAGCCGAGCTGGTAACGGTCGTATCAAGAGGGAGCTTCTTCCCGGCACCGGCGGTGGATTCGGCGGTGGTTAAGCTGCGGCTCCGGAGTGCGCCTCCGGTTGCTGTTCCCGATGAAGGTCTTTTCTTCCGGGTGGTCCGGGCGGCTTTCGGTCAGCGGCGCAAAACGCTCCTGAACGCTCTGGCGGGGGCGGGACTCGGCCGCGGCAGGCAGGAATGGGAAGCGGTCCTGAAGCAGGCCGGCATTGACCCGCAGCGGCGGGGCGAGACGCTCGACCTTGCGGCGTTCGCAGCGATAGCGCGGGTACTGGCCGAGGGGGTAAAAGAGTAAAAAGCGCGGATTTATGTTATAATGGTCGTGTAAGGATTCTGGAGAAGGGGTAACCATGAACTTCGTCAGCCCCACGAAGGGGAAATTGAGCTTCAACGA
Encoded proteins:
- a CDS encoding efflux RND transporter permease subunit, producing the protein MKLTELSLSRPSFTTVVFIALFVLGLFSYFHLPADLLPKMQFPYVAVMVPYPGAGPEEVEQKVTKPLEDAFSSLNNLDHLNSFSQEGMAVIWIGFKLDTDPDVATNEVQRKYNAAVHQLPPDIEPATIQQFNLNDTPVLQLSVTGNLPEATLYNLVKNEIQPRLQQTEGVSRVLLLGGREREIRVEVQPEQLEAYKISLLQVLAALQGDNQDVPAGRVEQAGENFVVRVKSQVTVPRELEQIIVANTKAGPIYLRDVAHIRDTFKDPASIARVGGRPGIVLAIFKRTDANTIETSEKVREAVAALEKSFGVKITCAYDAAEFIKDSLAGIQEELGLAVLVVAVVIFFFLGSLRGALIVLLTIPTSLVGTLVFVRLCGFSLNLMTLLGAALVVGIVVDDAIVVLENIHRHLEKGEEPVAAALASSKEIGLAVTGISLTLAVVFLPVALVSGIAGKIFREFGLVVVCATLLSLVVALTLIPLLVARLARPQVQSDTSLQGHLDGTGKGFLAQLSRAYEKGIAWALAHKKAVLATATFSFLAAGALLPLHLVGTEFIPKVDRGEFVLKLSAPPGTTLEKMDALVQGIEQEIRALPEVKDVFTTIGYTTGQWDAGASSNVAELKVLLKVRGAEKTAPVKEKVKALAERRAGLESSLVLTSLFGGAEDAALRIELRGHNLQRLQETAELVRKIVAATPGTQDVRTSVESGLPEYNIRVDREAAAAHGVTTSDVIQTVGLYLTGKVAGKYSDGKDQYDVRVIADPAARDDTNDLPELLLLNRAGEPIRLGQVAKFSQETGLKRISRVDRQRVFVVNANLVEGYTLGDAVRAIKEKLAGASIPPDVTVFFGGEQKMFEESMRDLLTAMVLSLIFVYLIMVALFESFLLPLTIWLAVPLALVGALFALALTRDTINIISMVGLIMLVGLVTKNAILLVDFGNQARKRGLSVNEALIQAGALRLRPILMTTAAMVTAMIPLALGLSSGSEMRQGMSVALIGGLIFSTLLTLFVVPVVYSLLEGLKEKALGLRWRR
- a CDS encoding efflux RND transporter periplasmic adaptor subunit — translated: MGKKNFFRSATLLLALLITGALCSGCPQKTAPAQKAVEKPVAVKTAPVVAGAITPALTITGTVTGEKEVELNARTQGTVTAFNVRAGDRVRAGQVLAVLESENQRLTVAKAQEQVNNARINLEKARLAFARADALYQEEAIAQAEWENARFMLESAETAYNAARADLQLAEKTVRDATITAPCSGSVVETFVAAGQTVFPGTKLLTLVDDTRLKVKATIAAPQLRLVFPEQRGTFTTPACPGKAFPCTVKTVGSVANPANRAFTIELLLPATARQSLKPGIFGYVRLQTAPIKGTVIPRAAIITQDETGTATIFTVKKGKARVQKIKTGQSDARNILVLEGLKPGERVVVFGQNLLQDGTPVTEGE
- a CDS encoding TetR/AcrR family transcriptional regulator, with amino-acid sequence MSKESLRESRKRELKEEIYLQALRLFKERGFENVTVDEITSACGVAKGTFYNYFPRKEAILLHLGQGQIVLLRESIRRHAGVKEIKARLQLIFKDLLTRIDTDPELMKATILEILRSSLLVAEEIQLISEFEGLLIPLFAEAIAAGQVSPRFSAPQLASFLVGVYYYTLFSWLANPARGEPAALLAAHLEIIWDGIAAEGSKNRG
- the metG gene encoding methionine--tRNA ligase, which produces MAAEKEAARPTFYITTPIYYPSDRLHIGHAYTTVAADTVARFKRLQGYDVYFLTGADEHGQKIERTAQAKGKKPKEYVDEIVATFKELWARLKVEYSDFIRTTEERHRVVVEKVFRQLYDQGDIYKAAYEGWYCTPCETFWTERQLVDGNCPDCGRPVELLQEESYFFRLSKYADRLLDYIETHPDFIQPVSRRNEMINFIRQGLEDLCVSRTTFSWGIPVPFDPRHVIYVWIDALTNYISALGYGTEKDALFRRYWPADVHLVGKDIVRFHTIIWPILLMAIGVELPKRVVGHGWLLVDGGKMSKSKGNVVDPHVLLDKYGVDAVRYYLLRELAFGADGYYLEDNLIGRINSDLANDLGNLLHRTLTVCEKFGGGIVGPPGPPEGPDEELIEITKETPAKVAALVDGLQLAEALAALWQPVSRANKYLDETAPWNLGKDPAQRERFNAVIYNVLEVYRFVTVLLGPFMPGFPERVWPQLGIADRPDLHTFASLEWGKFPPGVKVERRGPLFPRIEVKK
- a CDS encoding TatD family hydrolase, translated to MAAELTDTHCHLDDERYETDRAAVVGRARAAGVTRLVTVGYDLASSRRAVELAAALPGVYAVVGVHPHDAAGVPPDYLEELRQLARAPQVVAIGEIGLDFYRDLSPRPVQREVFVAQLYLARELGLPVVIHCREALGEVYAILQREAVGLSGVMHCFSGGWEEAKRFLALGFYLSIAGPVTFAGARRPVEVVRQMPIERLLLETDAPYLTPVPHRGKRNEPAYLVHTAQKVAAIRGISLEELAAATTANAARLFGLPTF
- a CDS encoding DNA-methyltransferase; protein product: MPDLPVGEPYFYLPDRVTLYLEDCLAGMRNRDLAGSFDVVVTSPPYNIGIHYNRHNDRMPREDYLAWLEEVAVEIKRVLKPDGSFFLNVGGKPSDPWIPLDVAQRLRSHFVLQNVIHWVKSIAIEKKSVGNYPAIRDDIAVGHYKPIGGSRFLHDNHEYIFHFTKTGRVVLDRLAIGVPYQDKSNIGRWKKARQDKRCRGNTWFIPYETIWDREKQRPHPSTFPVALPEMCIKLHGVKDTRLVLDPFMGIGSTALACLRLGVSVVGFEIDAAYLKTAVERIRSFLGSDIQKSENPDQRSRSATADKETLSATGSISR
- the cobO gene encoding cob(I)yrinic acid a,c-diamide adenosyltransferase; amino-acid sequence: MAQGLVMVFTGDGKGKTTAALGMALRAWGHGMRVFIVQFVKSDRVMTGERLAAAQLGERFVIKTLGEGFVFPADDRDRHREAAARALAAAREALTGGYDMVVLDEITHALRHGLVSEEAVLMLIDAKPPAVHLVLTGRDAPPALLQRADLVTEMRVVKHHYARGIPAQKGVEY
- a CDS encoding ubiquitin-like domain-containing protein is translated as MEWYVIARRRGTGEASLSSGKKEARRLSRTRLAIGFFFVLLVALGVTGYAWAQKKVTLTVDGKTLPVKTFQMDVAGLLQQAGVKLGPEDTVVPGMRTRLCEGMQVKVIRALPVTVTVDGATHQYLTRGKTVADLLREEKIRVGKEDIVLPSPDTELSAGTTVRITRVTRAIQEKKVSLPYGVKRKPTASLLKGQTRVLVAGQNGLAVERWEVTYHDGKEKARRLVERRVVRQPVDRVVQVGILRTISRGGEELRFTRVLTMLATAYTYTGRNTASGIPPREGVAAVDPAVIPFGTRLYIEGYGHALACDRGSSIRGNRIDVFFSSWAEARAWGMRYVRVYLLE
- the rsmA gene encoding 16S rRNA (adenine(1518)-N(6)/adenine(1519)-N(6))-dimethyltransferase RsmA, with protein sequence MDELASLATVRALLRQYGIRPRKRWGQNFLINPGILEKIVAAAEISPADTVVEVGPGIGALTARLTALAGHVVAVEIDRSLVALLKERFSACPNLFLVEGDALKADFDALVRAAGGTLPYKVVANLPYYVTTPLLTRLLNTNFTVSLLVVMVQKEVALRLVARPGTKEYGSLSVLAQYRSEAELVTVVSRGSFFPAPAVDSAVVKLRLRSAPPVAVPDEGLFFRVVRAAFGQRRKTLLNALAGAGLGRGRQEWEAVLKQAGIDPQRRGETLDLAAFAAIARVLAEGVKE